In the genome of Streptomyces racemochromogenes, one region contains:
- the pdxS gene encoding pyridoxal 5'-phosphate synthase lyase subunit PdxS: MSTLPTSSQSAESAIGTSRVKRGMAEQLKGGVIMDVVNAEQAKIAEDAGAVAVMALERVPADIRKDGGVARMSDPNMIEEIIEAVSIPVMAKSRIGHFVEAQVLQSLGVDYIDESEVLTPADEINHSDKWAFTTPFVCGATNLGEALRRIAEGAAMIRSKGEAGTGNVVEAVRHLRQIKNEIAQLRGYDNNELYAAAKELRAPYELVKEVAELGKLPVVLFSAGGVATPADAALMRQLGAEGVFVGSGIFKSGDPAKRAAAIVKATTFFDDPKVIADASRNLGEAMVGINCDTLPEAERYANRGW; the protein is encoded by the coding sequence GTGAGCACGCTTCCCACCTCTTCCCAGTCCGCTGAGTCGGCGATCGGCACCTCCCGCGTCAAGCGCGGCATGGCCGAGCAGCTCAAGGGCGGCGTGATCATGGACGTGGTCAACGCCGAGCAGGCGAAGATCGCCGAGGACGCCGGCGCCGTGGCCGTCATGGCCCTGGAGCGGGTCCCCGCCGACATCCGCAAGGACGGCGGCGTGGCCCGCATGTCCGACCCGAACATGATCGAAGAGATCATCGAGGCCGTCTCCATCCCGGTCATGGCCAAGTCCCGCATCGGCCACTTCGTCGAGGCCCAGGTCCTCCAGTCCCTCGGCGTCGACTACATCGACGAGTCCGAGGTCCTGACCCCGGCCGACGAGATCAACCACTCCGACAAGTGGGCCTTCACCACCCCCTTCGTCTGTGGCGCCACCAACCTGGGCGAGGCCCTGCGCCGCATCGCCGAGGGCGCGGCCATGATCCGCTCCAAGGGCGAGGCCGGCACCGGCAACGTCGTCGAGGCCGTCCGCCACCTGCGCCAGATCAAGAACGAGATCGCCCAGCTGCGCGGCTACGACAACAACGAGCTGTACGCCGCCGCCAAGGAGCTGCGCGCCCCGTACGAGCTCGTCAAGGAGGTCGCCGAGCTCGGCAAGCTCCCGGTCGTGCTGTTCTCCGCCGGTGGTGTCGCCACCCCCGCCGACGCCGCCCTGATGCGTCAGCTCGGTGCCGAGGGCGTCTTCGTCGGCTCCGGCATCTTCAAGTCCGGCGACCCGGCCAAGCGCGCCGCCGCCATCGTGAAGGCCACCACCTTCTTCGACGACCCGAAGGTCATCGCGGACGCGTCCCGCAACCTGGGCGAGGCCATGGTCGGCATCAACTGCGACACCCTCCCCGAGGCCGAGCGCTACGCCAACCGCGGCTGGTAG
- the pdxT gene encoding pyridoxal 5'-phosphate synthase glutaminase subunit PdxT, translating to MTTPVIGVLALQGDVREHLIALAAADAVARPVRRPEELAEVDALVIPGGESTTMSKLAVLFGMLEPLRERVRAGMPVYGTCAGMIMLADKLLDGREDQETLGGIDMIVRRNAFGRQNESFEARIDFAGIEGGPVEGVFIRAPWVESVGAGADVLATYDGHTVAVRQGNVLATSFHPELTGDDRVHAYFVDMVRAGL from the coding sequence ATGACCACACCCGTTATTGGTGTCCTGGCCCTCCAGGGCGACGTACGGGAGCACCTGATCGCCCTGGCCGCGGCTGACGCCGTGGCCAGGCCGGTCCGGCGTCCCGAGGAGCTCGCCGAGGTCGACGCGCTGGTGATCCCCGGCGGCGAGTCCACGACCATGTCGAAGCTCGCCGTGCTCTTCGGCATGCTGGAGCCGCTGCGCGAGCGCGTGCGCGCCGGCATGCCGGTCTACGGCACCTGCGCCGGCATGATCATGCTCGCCGACAAGCTGCTCGACGGCCGTGAGGACCAGGAGACGCTCGGCGGCATCGACATGATCGTGCGCCGCAACGCCTTCGGCCGCCAGAACGAGTCCTTCGAGGCGCGGATCGACTTCGCGGGCATAGAGGGCGGCCCGGTCGAGGGCGTCTTCATCCGCGCCCCCTGGGTCGAGTCGGTCGGCGCCGGCGCCGACGTGCTCGCCACGTACGACGGCCACACGGTCGCCGTGCGCCAGGGCAACGTCCTGGCGACCTCGTTCCACCCCGAACTCACCGGCGACGATCGCGTGCACGCGTACTTCGTCGACATGGTGCGCGCGGGGCTGTGA
- a CDS encoding YebC/PmpR family DNA-binding transcriptional regulator, with translation MSGHSKWATTKHKKAVIDAKRGKLFAKLIKNIEVAARMGGADIDGNPTLFDAVQKAKKQSVPNKNIDSAVKRGGGLEAGGADYETIMYEGYGPNGVAVLIECLTDNRNRAASDVRVAMTRNGGSMADPGSVSYLFNRKGVILLPKAGLSEDDVLDAVLEAGAEEVNDNGETWEIISEATDLVAVRTALQEAGIDYDSADSSFVPTMQVELDEEGARKIFKLIDALEDSDDVQNVFANFDVSDEVMEKVDA, from the coding sequence ATGTCCGGCCACTCTAAATGGGCTACGACGAAGCACAAGAAGGCCGTGATCGATGCCAAGCGCGGCAAGCTCTTCGCGAAGCTGATCAAGAACATCGAGGTCGCGGCCCGTATGGGCGGTGCCGACATCGACGGCAACCCGACGCTCTTCGACGCCGTTCAGAAGGCCAAGAAGCAGTCGGTCCCGAACAAGAACATCGACTCCGCGGTCAAGCGCGGCGGCGGCCTCGAGGCCGGCGGCGCCGACTACGAGACGATCATGTACGAGGGCTACGGCCCCAACGGTGTCGCGGTGCTCATCGAGTGCCTCACCGACAACCGCAACCGTGCCGCCTCCGACGTCCGCGTCGCCATGACCCGCAACGGCGGCTCCATGGCCGACCCGGGCTCGGTCTCGTACCTGTTCAACCGCAAGGGCGTCATCCTGCTGCCCAAGGCCGGGCTCTCCGAGGACGACGTCCTGGACGCGGTCCTGGAAGCCGGCGCCGAAGAGGTCAACGACAACGGCGAGACCTGGGAGATCATCAGCGAGGCCACCGACCTGGTCGCGGTCCGCACCGCGCTCCAGGAAGCCGGCATCGACTACGACTCCGCCGACTCCAGCTTCGTCCCGACCATGCAGGTCGAGCTCGACGAAGAGGGCGCGCGCAAGATCTTCAAGCTGATCGACGCGCTCGAGGACAGCGACGACGTGCAGAACGTCTTCGCCAACTTCGACGTCTCGGACGAGGTCATGGAGAAGGTCGACGCCTGA
- the ruvC gene encoding crossover junction endodeoxyribonuclease RuvC, with the protein MRVLGVDPGLTRCGVGVVEGVAGRPLTMIGVGVVRTPADAELGQRLVAIEAGIEEWLDEHRPEFVAVERVFSQHNVRTVMGTAQASAVAMLCAARRGIPVALHTPSEVKAAVTGSGRADKAQVGAMVTRLLRLAEPPKPADAADALALAICHIWRAPAQNRLQRAVVQHAASALKGRTR; encoded by the coding sequence GTGCGCGTACTGGGTGTGGACCCGGGGCTGACCAGGTGCGGTGTCGGCGTGGTCGAGGGAGTCGCCGGACGGCCCCTGACCATGATCGGCGTCGGGGTCGTGCGGACGCCCGCCGACGCCGAGCTGGGGCAACGGCTCGTCGCGATCGAGGCGGGCATCGAGGAATGGCTCGATGAGCACCGTCCCGAGTTCGTCGCCGTGGAGCGGGTTTTCAGCCAGCACAACGTGCGCACCGTGATGGGAACCGCCCAGGCCAGCGCCGTCGCCATGCTGTGCGCCGCGCGCCGCGGGATACCGGTCGCCCTGCACACCCCGAGCGAGGTCAAGGCCGCCGTCACCGGCAGCGGCCGCGCCGACAAGGCGCAGGTCGGTGCGATGGTGACCCGGCTGCTGCGGCTCGCCGAGCCGCCGAAGCCGGCCGACGCCGCCGACGCGCTCGCCCTCGCCATCTGCCACATCTGGCGGGCCCCCGCCCAGAACCGCCTCCAGCGGGCGGTGGTGCAACACGCCGCCTCAGCCTTGAAAGGCCGTACCCGATGA